The Pirellulales bacterium genomic sequence ACTGGGTCGGTTGCCACCGCCCGGTCGTCCCACGTTGCCCGGCAAAGTCGTCGGGCGATTCCCGCCAATATTGGGCCGATTTCCGCCGGTGCCCGGCAAGTTGCCGCCGCCAGGACGGTTACCAATGTTTGGTCGATTCGCGCTGGCCAGACCACCGGAAGGAAACGAGGGGCGCGTCGTCGGCCCCACGTTACTTGGCGGGCGCACGCTCGGTCGATTGGCGATGTTGCCGCTTCCTGGTCGAGCACCCGGCGAGAAGTTCGGCCGCCCCCCCGAAGGATGAAAGTTGCCGCCACCGGGCCGCGCGCCAACATTCGGCCGCACACCTCCACTGGGGCGCGACGCCTGATTCATCGATGGCCGGCTCATGTTCGGTCGCGACATTTGCGGGCGTGAAGTCTGCGGGCGCGACATCGAGTGTCCCCCGCCATAGCCTCCCATCGAACGGCCCCCGCCACCCCCCATGTGTCCCATCGAGGGCCGGGCACCGCCATGCATGCCCCCCCCTCCTCTACCGCCGCCACCACCTCCCCGGCCGCCTCGGCCATCGGCGATACCCGTCCAGTGCAGCAAACAAACAACGATCAACAGTCGTGTCAGCCGTGGGCAAACAAACCTGTTCATGACTTCTACCCTTATCATCGAGCGGTGCGCTACTTGCCAACGGCCTCGGGCCGACGCGTCACGGTAATGTCGAAATCCTCCGCGAGGCTGTCGCCAATGATCCGATCGACCCCCTCGATGGCAAAATGGTCTTCGTCCTTCACGATGATGTGCAACGTCACATGCGATGTCGTCCCATCCGGGTTCACCGACTCCGACTTGATCACCGCCCCATCGTCAACCATCGTCCAGCCCCCCACCGCAAAGCCGCCATCGGCGTCAAACAGCCAGGAGCGAATCTGCCCCGCCGCCGGATCCCAACCGATGCGATGCGTCGACTTGCGCTGCTCCCCTTCCGCTGACTCGTAGGCGTAGTCGCCCAACAGATAATTCTTGTCGTCCGACCAGTGGTAGTTGATTGCCACCCTACCGTCGGCGCCTTCGTTGAGCCAATCTCCCACCAGCCAACTCAACGCTTGCAGGTGATCGTGCGGACTCAGCGTCGGCGTCTCCGCGAAGTCGCGAAACGACGCCAGTCGCCACTGCTTCTCGGGCTTGGCCCACACCGCGATATAGCGAAATCGCGAAGTCTCCTCGCCATCCGCCGTGGTCATCGCGCGCGTCCCTTCTTCAATCGCCACCGGCCCAACCAACCGCACAGTTTCGATGTCCAGCGCCAACTTCACCCCCGCGTATCGCTCAAAGAACGAGGTCAGGATTGACTTGATCTCCTCGTTGCCTCGGTAGATCACCCCCGCCTCGTCGATCAGTTCCCCTTGCGGCAAGAACGCCGCGGCCACGGCATCCGCCTTGCCTTCGTTGAACGACTTAAGCACCTGCTCGTGACTCGACTTCACCGCGGCAATCGCCGTTGCTTCCGGATCGTCATCCGCCATGACGGGCGTGACCAGCGCCAAACCGATCAGCGCAACCAGGCGCCAGGATTTCAACCGTTGCGAAATCGAATATTGCGACATCGGACGATCCTTGTGAAAAAACTAGTCGGTTAAGCGAACAGCGCTGCGCTTCGCGCGACATGTGCGCAAGCAAACACATAGGCCGCTCTGATGACGTTGGCCGTTGAAGTCGAGCCAAACGCGGCCCATGAGATTCCTGCCGTTACCAAGCCAATCTGGCGCCTCGTCACACGACGCGTGACCTCATTGGCCAGATCGCTAACCGCGAATTCTATCACTGCCCGCGGCGCCATACGACAACCGGCGAGATTTCCTCCCCCCCTTCAGCAGGCTTCATGCCAGCCCGGCCCGCGCATTTCGCCGACTCCAATAGCGCCGCACAAACCACGGCCGATGGTCGGCCGTAACATGGCGCTCCATGGCGTACGTCCACTTCGCCAGCAGTCGATCCCCCTCGGCAAACGCCTCGGCCGGCGACGGCGGTTCGGCCAGCCAGCGGCACTCCACCTCGTCGCGCTCCGGCAGAAACCGCGGCGCCAGCGCCGCATAATTGCGCAGCACGGCGCGGTGCAACCGCTCGTGCCGCCACCATAGGCTGCTCCCGTCGGCGCGGTCAGTCGGCGGCGTTCCCAGTTCCAATGGCGCTTCGATCGCCACGGGCTTGAACAGGCCGGTGCATGGCGCCGCGCTGGCCGTCACCCAATGTCGGCAGCCGTGGGGCGTTAACTCGGCCACCCAACTAGCCGTGGTCTGTGAAGCCGCGACCAGTCCCCCGGCGTGACAGCATGGCGCCCGCAGTCCGCCGTTCACCAGCGAATAGCGTGGCGGCCGATACTCGACGGGCCGGTTGCCATCCGCGCCGCCCCCATGATCGCGCAGTATCCGCATCAAGTCTCGCGGCGAATTGGCCGCGCTGGCGCCTCGCTGTGTGATCGCGGCGCGTAGTCGGCAACCCGATACGCGCGTCTTGATCGCGTCGCTGTGTCGCGCGGCGAAGTCTGGTATCGACAGTCCGTTCGAGATGCTGCGCGCGCCCCGGATTGGTTCGACCGCGTGTTCTCGCCCCGCCGTTTCCAGCACGAACGCGCACCGCGGATCGGCAATGATAAAACTGTTGTGATACGTGAAGCGGCGGTTTTCGTGACCGCAGCCACCTCCCTGACCGTGCCGCTCCAACAACTCCACAATGGTGCGCACCGCCTCCGCCGCGCTGGCCGCCCGCTCCAGCGCCAGCCGAATCAAATCCATGCCCGTCAGCCCCAGCGCCTGGTACGGCTGCCGTGTGAACACCGCCTCGTTGCCAATCGTCACGCCATGTTCGTTGGCGCCGATCTCGGCGCCGAACATCCAATAGGGGCGGCTAAGCAGCACCGCGTGCGTTTCGCGCGCCTGCGGTATCTCGATCCAGGTGCAGCGTACGCTAGCCCCGGCCGGATGCGCGCGCCGCGGTTGCCAGTCGAGATGCTGCGCTTCGTTGGGATCGCGATCCGAGTTCTTGGCGAACAGCACGCGGCCTGGCGCGACGATGGCGAGAGTGTCACACATACGTAAGTAGAGTGAAAAGCCCCACGATCGCCAACGCGGCAACGGCGAAGACGACGACTCCGCAAGTAACGAGCGCCAAGCGGTCCTTCATGTACGAGCGAGTCTGCTGGTCCGCAGGGACAGGCGAACCTGCGCGATCGCGCCGCACGATCCAATCAAACCGGATACGAGCCGGTTCCGTTTGCAAATACCGAATGTCGATTGGCAAATCGCCTTCCTCACCGGTCGGCAGTATCGCGGACTTAAGCATCTCAACGCCAAATCGTAAAAAACCGCGCTGATTTGCGACAATTTTCGATTCGTCCAGGTCGCCGCCGTATTGCTCGAACGCAATGGCGGCTTCCTCCTGTGGCACTAGCGCATCCAGCCGCGCAACCAAGCCTTCGATCTCCGCTCGCGACTGGGCATCGAGTTCTGATTGAGCGTCGTTCACAAGCGGCCCCTTAGAACAGTGGCTTGCCCGGTGCGATCTCGCTCTGCTGCGCCTCGGCCGCCTTCGTTAACTCGGTGACGATCTCGGGCCGCTCCTTCGCCAGGTCAAAGCGCTCCGCCGGATCGTGTTCCAGGTGAAACAACAGCGGCGGATCATGCGTCTCGGGCTTGGCCTGTCCGTACCCCTTCTGCGTCTTAAAATGCAGCTTCCACGGGCCTTGTCGAAACGCGAACACTTCTCCTTCGCGATAATACAACAGCGAATCGCGTGGGCTG encodes the following:
- a CDS encoding SgcJ/EcaC family oxidoreductase, yielding MSQYSISQRLKSWRLVALIGLALVTPVMADDDPEATAIAAVKSSHEQVLKSFNEGKADAVAAAFLPQGELIDEAGVIYRGNEEIKSILTSFFERYAGVKLALDIETVRLVGPVAIEEGTRAMTTADGEETSRFRYIAVWAKPEKQWRLASFRDFAETPTLSPHDHLQALSWLVGDWLNEGADGRVAINYHWSDDKNYLLGDYAYESAEGEQRKSTHRIGWDPAAGQIRSWLFDADGGFAVGGWTMVDDGAVIKSESVNPDGTTSHVTLHIIVKDEDHFAIEGVDRIIGDSLAEDFDITVTRRPEAVGK